Proteins from a genomic interval of Stenotrophomonas maltophilia:
- the ilvC gene encoding ketol-acid reductoisomerase: protein MSTNDLPQTKIAVIGYGSQGRAHALNLRESGFDVVVGLRPGGPTEVKAQADGFTVKAPADAVKDADLVAVLTPDMVQKKLYDDVLAANMKQGAVLLFAHGLNVHFDMIKPREDLDVVLVAPKGPGALVRREYEIGRGVPCIWAVYQDKSGKAAEYALAYAGGLGGARANLIQTTFKEETETDLFGEQAVLCGGASALVQAGFETLVEAGYQPEIAYYEVLHELKLIVDLFYEGGISRMLEFISETAQYGDYVSGPRVIDAGTKARMKEVLKDIQDGTFTKNWVAEYEAGLPNYNRFKQADLEHPIEKVGKELRAKMVWLQGQAA, encoded by the coding sequence ATGAGCACCAACGACCTGCCCCAGACCAAGATCGCCGTCATCGGCTACGGCAGCCAGGGCCGCGCCCACGCACTGAACCTGCGCGAATCCGGCTTCGACGTGGTGGTAGGCCTGCGTCCGGGCGGCCCGACCGAGGTCAAGGCACAGGCCGACGGCTTCACCGTGAAAGCGCCGGCCGATGCAGTAAAGGATGCAGACCTGGTCGCCGTGCTGACCCCGGACATGGTGCAGAAGAAGCTCTACGACGACGTGCTGGCTGCAAACATGAAACAGGGGGCGGTGCTGTTGTTCGCGCATGGCCTGAACGTGCACTTCGACATGATCAAGCCGCGCGAAGACCTGGACGTGGTGCTGGTCGCGCCCAAGGGCCCGGGTGCGCTGGTGCGCCGCGAGTACGAGATCGGCCGTGGCGTGCCGTGCATCTGGGCCGTGTACCAGGACAAGAGCGGCAAGGCTGCCGAGTACGCGCTGGCCTATGCCGGTGGCCTGGGCGGTGCCCGCGCCAACCTGATCCAGACCACCTTCAAGGAAGAGACCGAGACCGATCTGTTCGGCGAGCAGGCCGTGCTGTGCGGCGGTGCCTCGGCGCTGGTGCAGGCCGGTTTCGAGACCCTGGTCGAAGCCGGATACCAGCCGGAGATCGCCTACTACGAAGTACTGCACGAGCTGAAGCTGATCGTCGACCTGTTCTATGAAGGCGGCATCTCGCGCATGTTGGAGTTCATCTCCGAGACCGCGCAGTACGGTGACTACGTCAGCGGCCCGCGCGTGATCGATGCCGGCACCAAGGCGCGCATGAAGGAAGTGCTGAAGGACATCCAGGACGGCACCTTCACCAAGAACTGGGTGGCCGAGTACGAAGCGGGCCTGCCGAACTACAACAGGTTCAAGCAGGCCGACCTGGAACACCCGATCGAGAAGGTAGGCAAGGAACTGCGCGCCAAGATGGTCTGGTTGCAAGGTCAAGCCGCGTAA